One window from the genome of Pseudalkalibacillus hwajinpoensis encodes:
- a CDS encoding polysaccharide deacetylase family protein: MNFEFYFLRNGIKNFSLTFLFLLLLIPLPQLVRADEDDEVVSNPTVLIIYSSKQGEISENIRLLDIIVGHYTSDITVKEDSEVTKGDLIGVTHLLYYGEVKKTLPNNLSRVVEDFNGPIFGIGYNTEQFEDHFSFFTQKNELNIDGISFIGEEIKNIIEQTILNIELSTNTTTLIEGHAANRAFPLLVRNSTDFYYGVTSLDGVLPNYLSETLHEFFGISHQEVHPGIIRLEDIHPLVDPVPLKEIADLLFEKNIPYMIAVIPIYRDPETGEEFRFSDSPELLKVLKFMQNHGGTIIMHGYSHQYRYSETGEGFEFWDVKNDRPISVPPQKNSREKTRSDFSSEEDFQEYLTEIKNFETNYIQSKITKGINELVSYGLYPAAFEAPHYAISFNGYRVVSEHFSTYLGQLQISDDSWEMMRSSPTITTPSFINGLTLLPETIGYVDENEKDPIRKITQSIQKQQIVRDGVISGFYHPYLGIENFKEMIHEMETVPNLSWVDLKSFDTLTKADHVSIQFTNHEPEVKLDYVGMIKSSPEYYEPYLNRVTNGVLWVIATVAGFMIILFIAFILMLNFRKNKEGLR, translated from the coding sequence ATGAATTTTGAATTTTATTTTTTAAGAAATGGCATAAAGAATTTTTCTCTCACATTTCTGTTCCTACTATTGTTAATCCCTCTACCTCAATTAGTAAGGGCTGATGAAGATGATGAAGTCGTCAGCAACCCTACTGTATTAATCATTTATTCTTCAAAACAGGGGGAGATAAGTGAGAATATCCGGTTACTAGATATCATAGTTGGTCATTACACTTCCGATATAACCGTCAAAGAAGATAGTGAGGTTACAAAGGGAGATTTAATCGGTGTGACTCATTTACTATATTATGGCGAAGTAAAAAAGACACTTCCTAATAACCTATCAAGGGTAGTTGAGGATTTCAATGGGCCTATATTTGGTATTGGTTATAATACTGAACAGTTTGAAGATCATTTCAGTTTTTTCACTCAGAAAAATGAATTGAATATTGATGGCATTTCATTTATTGGTGAAGAGATCAAGAATATAATTGAACAAACCATTCTTAACATAGAACTTTCTACTAATACGACAACGCTGATTGAAGGACACGCTGCAAATAGAGCATTCCCTCTTTTAGTGAGAAATTCAACTGATTTTTATTATGGTGTGACATCTCTGGATGGAGTATTACCAAATTATCTTTCTGAAACGTTACATGAATTCTTCGGCATTTCCCATCAGGAAGTTCATCCAGGTATTATTCGATTAGAAGATATTCATCCACTGGTTGATCCAGTTCCATTAAAAGAAATTGCAGACCTTTTGTTCGAAAAAAATATCCCATACATGATTGCAGTGATTCCCATTTATCGCGATCCAGAGACTGGGGAAGAATTTAGGTTCTCAGATTCTCCTGAGCTTCTTAAAGTGCTTAAGTTCATGCAAAATCATGGAGGCACAATTATTATGCATGGGTACTCCCATCAATATCGCTACAGTGAAACAGGGGAAGGGTTTGAATTCTGGGATGTGAAAAACGATCGCCCAATATCCGTCCCTCCTCAAAAAAATAGTCGTGAGAAAACAAGATCTGATTTTTCGTCAGAAGAGGATTTTCAAGAATATTTAACTGAAATCAAAAATTTTGAGACGAACTATATTCAGTCCAAAATTACGAAAGGAATAAATGAATTAGTGAGTTATGGTTTGTATCCTGCAGCATTTGAAGCTCCTCACTACGCCATTTCATTCAATGGTTATCGTGTCGTTTCAGAACATTTTTCAACTTATCTTGGCCAACTGCAAATTAGTGATGATAGCTGGGAAATGATGCGCTCTTCACCGACGATTACAACACCTTCATTTATAAACGGTTTGACACTGCTACCTGAAACGATTGGCTATGTTGATGAAAACGAAAAAGACCCCATACGAAAAATAACTCAATCTATACAAAAACAACAAATTGTAAGAGATGGGGTGATCTCCGGGTTTTATCATCCTTATCTGGGTATTGAGAATTTCAAAGAAATGATTCATGAGATGGAAACTGTTCCGAATCTTTCATGGGTTGATTTAAAGAGTTTTGATACGCTAACGAAAGCAGATCATGTTTCCATCCAATTCACGAATCATGAACCTGAGGTTAAATTGGATTATGTCGGGATGATAAAATCTTCTCCTGAATATTATGAGCCTTATTTAAATCGTGTAACGAATGGTGTGTTATGGGTTATTGCGACTGTGGCCGGGTTTATGATTATACTCTTCATAGCTTTTATTCTAATGCTCAACTTTCGAAAAAATAAGGAGGGGTTAAGATGA
- a CDS encoding CDP-glycerol glycerophosphotransferase family protein: protein MLVKRHQVERRNIAVNDVRWDGEMLSFQIKNEEIHNLESLNLCLINRKNEEIIWPDFKQEKVGSFINFSLFKEDLSGLNSGKWDFFIINGRSKSMDRKRIGVYQAPIASRPHRYLKPIVEMEQHSWIPYLTDRNELSLHIGSISELEKVSFEVVDFQSQVISMEEEDNRLILHIDQYFPSSPVMVHTNDLTSRKIPSSYHPEDKSLTIHNENKNDFVNGEGELQLHFKRGNILEVYPLIFENSLVTPIVQPSFTKIVKGQLHAQNLRVTHDRILFDVSTNFIEYASEIQFYLKKRKRDEIVNLEVSRHLHGSVEEIGVSISQFNGLFTNTSRWDLFVEIRYANLVEVRRVGEYNNPLNHLERHVSHLPITEDLYLSPYLTNDHEFSFYVSTEEQYLKSKYPGNVSLHRLNLKRNGELQLTATVSMKRIESFEVKELVLRLRSDKSKRVIVPYHKVVETSANKQKVSFRIQLNEVEFEQFYWDFFISVKVNNHETRLIRVVSDNLLIHKQLKHRMWKYTLNQSNGYMIYPYITINGGVSITYRYKGEYESIKYKMNEYIAYYLYILFYWNAFWKPTWLIHEKYSETAQDNAYYFFKHCFEEHKDKKVYYVIKKGSEDERNLIPYKERVVYFMSIKHLFLILSSKVIVSSEAKGHGYAWRVARGPIRDYVNSKRYVFLQHGVLGLKKVENTFKVGSANSADLFVVSSDFEKQIVMDHFGYKAKNIIVTGLSRWDVVEDRSQELTDSGKKEVFLMPTWRNWLDEVEEGEFVLSDYYKAYNALLNSNELHDTLRKNNLLLNFYVHPKFMPYVSHFTSENEHVRVIQFGEEKINDLLMRSSMLITDYSSVAWEMYYQKKPVLFFHFDLSKYNELQGSYMDLNKELFGDVAYSSAALVSKFEEYASTNFAEKPEISSKRFEYFNYIDDGNSSRIFSEIKKKEKEVTRRKTLKEVLKSSDAVSTMWRRYKKYPIVNQVGGKLLATLRSH from the coding sequence ATGCTTGTTAAACGTCATCAAGTTGAAAGAAGAAATATTGCAGTAAACGATGTGCGATGGGATGGAGAGATGTTAAGCTTCCAGATAAAAAATGAAGAAATTCATAATTTAGAATCTCTCAATCTATGTCTTATAAATCGTAAAAATGAAGAAATTATATGGCCGGACTTTAAACAAGAAAAAGTAGGTTCTTTTATCAATTTCAGCTTATTTAAAGAGGATTTAAGTGGATTAAACTCAGGAAAATGGGATTTCTTTATAATAAATGGTCGAAGTAAAAGCATGGATAGAAAGAGAATTGGTGTCTATCAAGCTCCCATAGCTTCTAGACCACACAGGTATTTGAAACCGATTGTTGAAATGGAGCAGCACTCTTGGATTCCTTATCTTACGGATCGAAATGAACTTTCCTTGCATATTGGGAGTATAAGTGAGCTAGAAAAAGTTAGTTTTGAAGTTGTTGACTTCCAAAGTCAGGTCATCTCCATGGAAGAAGAAGACAACCGCCTCATTCTACATATCGATCAGTACTTTCCTTCTTCACCAGTAATGGTTCACACGAACGATTTAACTTCTCGAAAGATCCCTTCATCTTATCATCCAGAAGATAAATCTTTAACAATTCATAATGAAAACAAAAATGACTTTGTAAATGGAGAAGGTGAGCTTCAACTTCATTTTAAGCGTGGAAACATTCTTGAAGTTTATCCGTTAATTTTTGAGAATAGTCTAGTGACCCCAATCGTGCAACCTTCGTTTACTAAAATAGTGAAGGGGCAGCTTCATGCTCAGAACTTACGTGTTACGCACGATCGCATCTTATTTGATGTTTCTACGAATTTCATCGAATATGCGAGTGAAATTCAATTTTATTTGAAGAAACGTAAAAGAGATGAAATCGTGAATTTGGAAGTTTCCCGTCATTTACATGGTTCAGTGGAAGAAATCGGTGTATCTATAAGCCAATTCAATGGATTATTTACTAACACAAGCCGCTGGGATCTTTTTGTTGAAATTCGGTACGCTAACCTAGTTGAGGTAAGAAGAGTCGGCGAGTATAATAACCCTCTTAACCACCTTGAACGGCATGTGAGCCACCTTCCTATAACAGAGGATCTTTATCTCTCACCTTATTTAACAAATGATCATGAATTTTCATTTTACGTTAGTACTGAGGAGCAATATTTAAAAAGTAAGTACCCTGGTAATGTTTCGCTACATCGTTTGAATCTCAAACGAAATGGTGAACTGCAATTGACAGCTACCGTTTCAATGAAAAGGATAGAAAGTTTTGAAGTGAAGGAGCTTGTTTTAAGGTTACGAAGTGATAAGAGTAAACGAGTAATTGTACCTTACCATAAAGTGGTGGAAACGTCCGCTAATAAACAAAAAGTAAGTTTCCGCATTCAATTAAATGAAGTTGAATTTGAACAGTTTTATTGGGACTTTTTTATTTCAGTAAAAGTAAATAATCACGAGACGAGATTAATTAGAGTAGTTAGTGATAATTTACTTATTCATAAGCAATTGAAACATCGGATGTGGAAATACACTTTAAATCAATCCAATGGCTACATGATCTATCCCTATATCACGATTAATGGTGGGGTTAGTATCACTTATCGCTATAAAGGCGAATATGAGAGCATAAAGTATAAAATGAATGAGTACATTGCGTACTATTTGTATATCCTTTTCTACTGGAATGCGTTTTGGAAACCTACCTGGTTAATTCATGAGAAATACTCAGAAACAGCGCAAGATAATGCCTATTACTTCTTTAAACATTGCTTTGAAGAACATAAAGATAAGAAGGTTTACTATGTTATTAAAAAAGGATCTGAAGATGAACGCAATTTAATTCCTTATAAGGAACGAGTCGTTTATTTCATGAGCATTAAACACCTTTTCTTAATCCTATCTTCCAAAGTGATTGTTTCATCTGAAGCGAAGGGACACGGTTATGCCTGGAGGGTAGCTCGTGGACCGATTCGTGATTATGTGAATAGTAAGCGCTACGTGTTTCTACAGCACGGTGTGTTAGGTCTGAAGAAGGTAGAAAATACGTTTAAGGTTGGTTCGGCGAATTCAGCTGATTTGTTCGTTGTGTCTTCAGATTTTGAAAAGCAAATCGTCATGGACCACTTTGGATATAAAGCGAAGAACATTATTGTGACGGGCTTATCAAGATGGGATGTAGTAGAAGATCGTTCCCAAGAGCTAACCGATAGCGGTAAGAAAGAGGTCTTTCTTATGCCGACCTGGCGGAATTGGCTTGATGAAGTAGAAGAAGGCGAATTTGTACTATCCGATTACTATAAAGCTTATAATGCTCTGCTAAACTCTAATGAGCTACATGACACGCTAAGGAAAAATAATTTGCTTCTCAATTTCTATGTTCATCCCAAGTTTATGCCCTATGTCTCTCATTTTACTAGTGAAAATGAGCATGTAAGAGTTATTCAATTCGGTGAGGAAAAGATTAATGATCTCCTGATGCGCTCCAGTATGTTAATTACGGATTATTCCAGTGTCGCCTGGGAGATGTACTATCAGAAGAAGCCAGTGTTATTTTTCCATTTTGATTTGAGTAAGTATAATGAATTGCAGGGAAGTTATATGGATCTTAACAAAGAATTATTTGGAGATGTCGCATACTCTTCCGCAGCGTTAGTTTCAAAATTCGAAGAGTATGCGAGCACGAATTTCGCTGAAAAACCTGAAATTAGCAGCAAGCGATTTGAGTACTTTAACTATATTGATGATGGTAACAGCTCAAGGATCTTTTCTGAAATTAAGAAAAAAGAGAAAGAAGTAACAAGAAGAAAAACGCTCAAAGAAGTGTTGAAGAGCAGCGATGCTGTCTCCACAATGTGGAGAAGGTATAAAAAATACCCTATTGTTAATCAAGTAGGTGGCAAACTTCTCGCAACGTTAAGGTCACATTAA
- a CDS encoding acyltransferase family protein, with protein MQRTNQGQSEIIFLSAITCLLLILVHVLEMFFFGERQSLNEISSTTYQLSQFGIAIFAVIVGLYLFRQSGSRKKEKRLGAFEVSKVILLFVLWSLFYLVLAKVAMNVEMFTGWKDSILTFAMGDSFYHLSFISVILQFLLFLPLLKLVQTKAGWSILLVVTGMIHYYFVSPVLTEGNAFLTQDGLLLKWLFFFVLGGYLARYWDSVQNLLKKFDRFGLVALIGLIGFEVTYYLMYGSIYQEEWFLMITVPVILISLLGIYQSVRKVVLLDIFLHSIGENTIGLYFIFPFIIFAYSSILPDAIWQKEYFVLVFTLVLGTSVFISKLVRLIVINIEGIKGPVVKTKMLNQQELGIN; from the coding sequence ATGCAGAGAACGAATCAAGGTCAAAGCGAAATCATTTTTCTAAGTGCGATTACTTGCTTGCTTCTAATTCTAGTTCATGTTTTGGAAATGTTTTTCTTTGGAGAAAGACAGTCATTGAATGAGATTAGTTCTACTACCTATCAACTCAGTCAATTTGGGATTGCGATATTTGCGGTGATCGTTGGCCTATATCTATTTAGACAATCGGGAAGTAGGAAGAAAGAGAAGCGATTAGGTGCCTTTGAAGTTTCTAAGGTTATTCTTCTATTCGTTCTCTGGAGTCTTTTCTATCTTGTTCTTGCAAAAGTAGCTATGAACGTAGAGATGTTTACCGGTTGGAAAGATTCTATTCTTACTTTTGCCATGGGGGATTCATTTTATCACTTGTCTTTTATTTCAGTCATTCTACAATTTCTTTTATTTCTCCCTTTACTGAAGCTTGTTCAAACTAAGGCTGGTTGGTCGATTCTATTAGTTGTTACTGGAATGATTCATTACTATTTCGTATCTCCAGTCTTAACTGAAGGAAATGCATTTCTGACACAAGACGGTTTGCTTTTAAAATGGCTTTTCTTCTTTGTTCTTGGAGGTTACTTAGCTCGGTACTGGGATTCTGTACAGAACCTTCTAAAGAAATTCGATCGATTCGGACTTGTGGCATTGATTGGGTTAATTGGTTTCGAGGTTACCTACTATTTGATGTATGGCTCTATCTATCAGGAAGAATGGTTTCTTATGATAACGGTGCCTGTTATATTGATATCATTGCTGGGGATTTATCAGTCAGTTAGAAAAGTGGTGCTGTTGGATATTTTCTTGCATTCCATTGGGGAAAACACAATAGGACTCTATTTTATCTTCCCATTCATTATTTTCGCGTATTCAAGTATTTTGCCAGATGCGATATGGCAGAAAGAATATTTTGTACTTGTCTTCACCTTAGTGCTTGGAACGTCGGTTTTTATTAGTAAGCTAGTAAGGTTAATTGTCATCAACATCGAGGGGATAAAAGGCCCTGTTGTGAAAACAAAAATGCTGAATCAACAGGAACTTGGAATTAATTAA
- a CDS encoding glycosyltransferase family 2 protein, with protein MTINMIFNSALFLIWFMLIYHMFLMHGGFLHAMSYRKTIENWKGWDRSLPTVSVLIPAHNEEVVIRDTLEAMVKLRYPLDRLEIILINDNSSDRTGEIGNEYARNYPFIKVVHTKPPNVGKGKSGALNQGFMASKGSIVIVYDADNTPEEDAVYYLAIGLQNDPKAGAMVGKFRVINASKNLLTKFINIETITFQWLAQAGRWYWFKLSTIPGTNFAIRRSILEKLGGWDEKALSEDTELSIRVYNLGYYIRFFPAAITWEQEPEAWKVWWKQRTRWARGNQYVIGKYLLGFFKLKNKKIVLDLIYFFFTYFLFLCGVLVSDSLLVLNIFTPITLSVGPVIIVLLVLAILLYLTEVLLALSIEKETLNLTNVLIVCLMYFTYSQIWIALVVWSLCLEVKRVLFKQEAKWYKTERYKQSA; from the coding sequence ATGACAATTAATATGATATTCAATTCCGCGCTCTTCCTTATTTGGTTTATGCTGATCTACCATATGTTCCTTATGCACGGTGGTTTCTTACATGCCATGAGTTACCGTAAAACAATTGAAAATTGGAAAGGATGGGACCGCTCTCTTCCTACAGTTAGCGTTCTTATACCTGCCCATAATGAAGAAGTGGTTATTCGAGACACTCTTGAGGCAATGGTGAAATTGCGGTATCCCCTAGATCGATTGGAAATTATATTGATAAATGATAACTCTTCCGATCGAACTGGAGAAATTGGGAATGAATATGCAAGAAACTATCCCTTTATTAAAGTAGTTCATACCAAGCCGCCCAATGTAGGAAAAGGAAAGTCAGGAGCCTTAAACCAGGGATTTATGGCATCTAAAGGATCAATTGTGATTGTATATGATGCTGATAATACACCAGAAGAAGATGCTGTTTATTATCTAGCGATCGGATTGCAGAATGACCCAAAAGCAGGAGCTATGGTAGGGAAATTCCGCGTAATAAATGCCTCTAAGAACTTGCTGACTAAGTTCATTAATATTGAAACGATTACTTTTCAATGGCTGGCTCAGGCTGGGAGATGGTACTGGTTTAAATTATCCACTATCCCAGGTACCAATTTTGCGATTAGAAGATCTATTCTCGAGAAACTAGGAGGATGGGATGAAAAGGCTCTCTCAGAGGATACTGAACTAAGCATTAGAGTGTATAACCTTGGTTACTATATTCGTTTTTTTCCAGCAGCAATTACTTGGGAACAGGAGCCTGAGGCATGGAAAGTCTGGTGGAAGCAAAGGACAAGGTGGGCACGTGGCAATCAATATGTGATTGGGAAGTATTTATTAGGATTTTTCAAGCTAAAAAATAAAAAGATTGTTCTTGATTTAATTTATTTTTTCTTTACTTACTTCCTCTTTTTATGCGGCGTACTTGTCTCTGATTCCCTACTTGTTTTAAATATATTTACCCCAATTACACTTTCAGTTGGACCAGTTATTATTGTTCTCCTAGTTTTAGCTATTCTCCTCTATCTTACTGAAGTGCTCTTAGCATTAAGTATCGAAAAAGAAACGTTAAATCTTACAAACGTTTTGATTGTTTGTTTAATGTATTTTACTTACTCTCAAATCTGGATCGCACTTGTTGTTTGGTCATTATGTTTGGAAGTGAAAAGAGTGCTATTCAAGCAAGAAGCGAAGTGGTATAAAACGGAGCGATACAAGCAATCTGCGTAA